One window of the uncultured Fusobacterium sp. genome contains the following:
- the pfkB gene encoding 1-phosphofructokinase: MIYTLTLNPAIDYYMIMENFQLGALNSLEEGYTLPGGKGINVSKVLKNFSVESVALGFIGGFTGDYIIKHLKEYQIENDFVTLNENTRINIKLKTKDSETEIAGISPKITVENIDELLKKFQQVKKEDIVILSGSVPSSVKATIYADIIKLLPKEVKIILDTRGVPFVEGLKANVYLTKPNNHELEEFFNRKLNNLDEIIEAGKELQKLGSENVLISLGKDGSILITKDEVYVGNAPQGKLISSVGAGDSMVAGIVYGIAQGNSLVEAYKYGIASGSSTAFSEGLTTIDGMKSLLNKIEIKKY; the protein is encoded by the coding sequence ATGATATATACACTAACACTTAATCCTGCTATTGATTATTATATGATAATGGAAAATTTTCAACTTGGGGCTCTTAACTCTTTAGAAGAGGGATATACACTACCTGGAGGAAAAGGAATTAATGTTTCTAAAGTATTAAAAAACTTTTCTGTTGAAAGTGTAGCTCTTGGTTTTATAGGAGGATTTACTGGAGATTATATAATAAAACATTTAAAAGAGTATCAAATAGAAAATGACTTTGTTACTCTTAATGAAAATACAAGAATAAATATAAAACTAAAAACTAAAGATTCTGAAACTGAAATTGCTGGAATATCACCAAAAATAACAGTTGAAAATATTGATGAACTTCTTAAAAAATTTCAACAAGTAAAAAAAGAGGATATTGTTATTCTTTCTGGTAGTGTTCCTAGTTCTGTAAAAGCTACTATCTATGCTGATATCATTAAATTATTACCAAAAGAAGTAAAAATTATATTAGACACTAGAGGAGTTCCTTTTGTAGAAGGATTAAAAGCAAATGTTTATCTTACTAAACCTAATAATCATGAACTAGAAGAATTTTTCAATAGAAAATTAAATAATTTAGATGAAATTATAGAAGCTGGTAAGGAGTTACAAAAATTAGGTAGTGAGAATGTTCTAATCTCTCTTGGAAAAGATGGTTCAATTCTTATTACAAAGGATGAAGTTTATGTAGGAAATGCTCCTCAAGGAAAACTTATTAGTTCAGTTGGTGCAGGAGATTCAATGGTAGCTGGAATAGTTTATGGAATTGCTCAAGGAAACTCTTTAGTTGAAGCTTATAAATATGGAATTGCCTCTGGTAGTTCAACAGCTTTTTCAGAAGGACTTACTACAATTGATGGAATGAAAAGTTTATTAAACAAGATAGAAATAAAAAAATATTAA
- a CDS encoding DeoR/GlpR family DNA-binding transcription regulator translates to MNVRRFDIILNLLKEKKNVTIQELMDKLNVSEATIRRDLTFLEKKEKIKRVHGGAILNEPKEENIISKKSIHSTEKEKIAKKASEFIMNNSIIYLDAGSTIEALIKYLKGKENIIVITNGITHLEELNKYEIETYLLGGEAKFITGATVGIGAVLSLRTYNIDLAFLGANAISEDGYSTPDPKEAMIKNEVVKRSKKVYFLCDSSKFNKKSFINFAALDDGELVTEGEIPENLKNKINLGGKK, encoded by the coding sequence ATGAATGTACGTAGATTTGATATTATTTTAAATTTATTAAAAGAGAAAAAAAATGTTACTATACAAGAATTAATGGATAAATTAAACGTTTCTGAAGCAACAATTAGAAGAGATTTAACTTTTTTAGAAAAAAAAGAAAAAATCAAAAGAGTTCATGGTGGAGCTATATTAAATGAACCTAAAGAGGAAAATATAATTTCTAAAAAAAGTATCCATTCTACAGAAAAAGAAAAAATTGCTAAAAAAGCAAGTGAATTTATTATGAATAATTCTATTATTTATTTAGATGCAGGAAGTACTATTGAAGCACTAATTAAATATTTAAAAGGAAAAGAAAATATTATTGTAATAACTAATGGAATTACGCATCTAGAAGAACTAAATAAATATGAAATTGAAACTTATCTTTTAGGAGGAGAAGCTAAATTTATAACTGGAGCTACTGTTGGAATTGGTGCTGTACTCTCTCTTAGAACTTATAATATTGATTTAGCTTTTCTTGGAGCTAATGCTATAAGTGAGGATGGTTATTCCACTCCTGATCCAAAAGAAGCAATGATTAAAAATGAGGTTGTTAAAAGAAGTAAAAAAGTTTATTTTCTGTGTGACTCCTCTAAATTTAATAAAAAATCTTTTATAAATTTTGCTGCTTTAGATGATGGAGAGTTGGTTACAGAGGGAGAAATTCCAGAAAATTTAAAAAATAAAATTAATTTAGGAGGCAAAAAATGA
- a CDS encoding dipeptidase, which translates to MKIFDGHADIWYDVAQKRKLGEEGIVKKYHLDRLKAGKIIGGIFVAYLEHIDGQDDEKEMFHLINSAIHEIKTNPEIFNIIKKRGDFNKGIVEEKLNVIMGIEGLRAIGKNLDWLDTFYELGFRHASLTWNEENDLATGIKGDKNRGLTDVGIEAIKKMENLGMIIDVSHANEKTFWDIYNNSKKTIIASHSNAKSLCKHDRNLTDEQIKAIAERDGVIGINAYKGFVAIDPARQNLQRFVDHIEYIISLVGIKHVALGFDFCEYLYPNKKEEEINPLGLENASKASNVIEELYKRGYNENEIRKITFENFMRISEKL; encoded by the coding sequence ATGAAAATTTTTGATGGACATGCTGATATTTGGTATGATGTAGCACAAAAAAGAAAACTTGGAGAAGAGGGAATAGTAAAAAAATATCATTTAGATAGATTAAAAGCAGGAAAAATTATTGGTGGAATTTTTGTAGCTTATCTTGAGCACATAGATGGTCAAGATGATGAAAAAGAGATGTTTCATCTTATAAACTCTGCAATTCATGAAATTAAAACAAATCCTGAAATCTTTAATATAATTAAAAAAAGAGGGGATTTTAACAAAGGGATTGTTGAAGAAAAATTAAATGTAATAATGGGTATTGAAGGTTTAAGAGCCATTGGAAAAAATCTTGATTGGCTAGATACTTTTTATGAGTTAGGTTTTAGACATGCTTCTTTAACTTGGAATGAAGAAAATGACTTAGCAACTGGAATAAAAGGGGATAAAAATAGAGGCCTTACTGATGTAGGAATAGAGGCTATTAAAAAGATGGAAAATCTTGGTATGATTATAGATGTTTCTCATGCTAATGAAAAAACATTCTGGGATATATATAATAATAGTAAAAAAACTATTATTGCTTCTCATTCAAATGCAAAATCTCTTTGTAAACATGATAGAAACCTTACTGATGAACAGATAAAAGCTATAGCTGAAAGAGATGGGGTAATTGGAATTAATGCATATAAAGGATTTGTTGCTATTGATCCAGCTAGACAAAATCTTCAAAGATTTGTAGATCATATTGAATATATTATATCTTTAGTAGGAATAAAACATGTAGCTTTAGGATTTGATTTCTGTGAATATTTATATCCTAATAAAAAAGAGGAAGAGATAAATCCTCTTGGATTAGAAAATGCTTCTAAAGCTTCTAATGTTATTGAAGAGCTTTACAAAAGAGGATATAATGAAAATGAAATTAGAAAAATCACTTTTGAAAACTTTATGAGAATATCAGAAAAATTATAA